One region of Magnetococcales bacterium genomic DNA includes:
- a CDS encoding rubrerythrin family protein, which translates to MNLSGSQTEKNLLTAFAGESQARNRYTFFAGKAKKEGLQQIAAIFEETANQEKAHASRFFKLLGGGEVEITGTFPAGGNGTTEENLRAAAGGENHEHTVEYPRFAQIAREEGFDEIAGVFEAVAIAEKQHEKRFLDLAENLAAGRVFKRNGQVVWKCRNCGYLHEAQAAPDLCPACAHSTAYFELLGENW; encoded by the coding sequence ATGAACCTGTCAGGCTCACAAACCGAAAAAAATCTCCTCACCGCCTTTGCCGGGGAGTCCCAGGCCCGCAACCGCTACACTTTTTTTGCCGGCAAAGCCAAAAAAGAGGGGCTGCAACAGATCGCAGCCATTTTTGAAGAGACCGCCAACCAGGAAAAGGCCCATGCGAGCCGTTTTTTCAAGCTTCTGGGTGGGGGAGAGGTGGAGATTACCGGCACCTTTCCAGCGGGAGGCAACGGCACCACCGAGGAAAATCTCCGGGCCGCCGCCGGGGGAGAAAATCACGAACATACCGTGGAATATCCCCGTTTTGCCCAGATCGCCCGGGAGGAAGGGTTTGACGAAATAGCCGGTGTGTTCGAAGCGGTCGCCATCGCCGAAAAACAGCATGAAAAGCGATTTCTGGATCTGGCGGAAAATCTCGCAGCTGGTCGGGTTTTCAAGCGCAATGGCCAGGTGGTGTGGAAGTGCCGTAACTGTGGTTACCTCCACGAAGCCCAGGCAGCCCCCGATCTTTGCCCTGCCTGCGCCCACTCCACCGCCTATTTTGAACTCCTCGGGGAAAACTGGTAA